Within Nitrospirota bacterium, the genomic segment GCACCGAAGCGCCCACCACGCGTCCCAGCACGTGTTCACAATCTCGGTCGCAGTTGGACCCCGGGAAGACGACGACCGCGGCTTTCACCCCGTCGCTCTCATTCCTCGATCTTCAACAGCTCCCGAACGGTTTTGAGCAGCGCGTTCGTTTGAATCGGCTTGGGAATGTATGCATTCGCGCCGAGTTGCAGACCTTTTTCGCGGTCCGCGTCGGCCCCTTCGGTGGTGACGATGATGACGGGAATTTGGTTATACGCGGGTTCCTTCCTAACGATGCTCAGAAGCTTGAGGCCGTCCATCAACGGCATGTTGATGTCCGCCACGATGAGGTGAAAGGGCTGTTCCGACAGCTTCTTCAGCGCATCGACCCCGTCCGTGGCCTCGACGATCTTCGCCCCCTTGATCCGTTTCAGGCTGAACGAGACCAGCTGCCGCATCGTCGGCGAATCCTCGACAACCAGAAATGAGTAGCCAGCCATCCCCGTCTCCTCCTTACCAGGGGCGCGGCCAACCCGCCCGTCGCCGCGCCGCGCGGGCCCGTGGCTCGCGCGCCCCGAACCGGGGAGCCCACGTGGACCGACCGAGTGGCAACGGCATGGGATCAGGCCGCCTTGTTTTTCATCAGGCCAAGAAAACCCTTGATGGTCGAGAGTGAGCGCTGGGACCTCGTGTAGAGCATGGCGCTGAAGATCGCGGTCGCCGCGTGCCCCGCCATCATCGAAAACAACTCGTGGTCCACCCGCGTCAACCGCTTCTTTTTCTGTTCGAACAGGTCGAAGATGGCGATCACGCCGATCATGCTGCCGTGTATCTTCAACGGAATGCACACGATGGGATGATCCGGCGAACCGACCTTCGCGTGCTCCAAGTCGGGCTGCACGAAGACATCGCCGGTCTGGGCGACGCGGCCGATGGTGCCCTGGCCGATCGCAATTTTCTTCACCTTGGGGTCCATCGTCTCCGCGGCGACGACGTTGAGCACCGGTTCCTCGTCGTCTCGGATCAGAATGGCAAAGTGGTCGGATCCAATCAGGTTGAGAATGATCTCACTGACGATCCGCAACACCTCTTTGAGGTCCATCGTGGAGTGCAGTTGATAACTGGCGACGTACAAGTTGGCCAAGTTGTTGTTCTCTTCCTCGACCTCCACGTATCGACTGGCGAAATCCTTGTTCTCCTCCTCCACCAGCTTGTACCGGTTCAGCAGGGCTTCTCGTTCGGCGGTCAGTTCCTCGAGCTGCTGCCGCAACCGGGAAAGCTCGGTCGACGGCGAGCCCTTTTGGGCGGCCTTGAGCTGCTCCGTCAGCTGTGCCAACGCGAACCGGAGTCGCTCGTTTTCCTTCAACAGGTCGTTCGTAAACTCGATGCCTTTGTGAAAGACCCCCAGGAATTCATCCGCTCGACGAAAGATCTCGGGCTCTTTGTCCTTCTCCATATGCCGTCACCCTTTCGCGCGCCCGGAGTATAGCACCGGGCTGTTGAAGCCCGCAAGACGCGGGCCACCCGTCCTTATCGGCGAACGCCCGCCGTCACGTGCCTGACAATTTGGTCGACGATCCCGTGAAGCGGCGCAACCACGTCGACCACCCCCTCGAGAATGGCCTCATGCGGCATACCAAATACCACGGCGGTTTCCTCGGACTCCGCAATCGTGAACCCGCCCCGTTGTTTGATCTTGGCCATCCCGAGACGCCCGTCGTGCCCCATCCCCGTCAGAATCACCCCGACCAGATCCGCCCCGAACACGTCGGCGGCCGACACCATCATCCGGTCGACCGACGGGATATAGCGGTCTTGGTCGTCCGCGCGATCGAGCACCATTTTGACGCGATCGCCCTGTCGCGCGAACGACAGATGCTGTCCGCCCGGGCAGATCAAGAGCTGGCCGGCCTGGCACCACCGGCCGGAACTCGCCTCCATGACCTCCCAGGCCGACATACGGTTCAGGCGTTCCGCAAACGACGCGGTGAATCCGGCCGGCATGTGCTGGGACACGGCGACCGTACAGGGCAGATCGCGAGGCAACGCCGCGGCGATGTTCTGAAGCGCGGCCGGCCCGCCGGTGGACGAGCCGATCGCAACGAGTTTCAACCGCTCCAGCGGGCCTGCAGCGGGTTTGATCGGGGCCGGTTCACTCATGCGCAACGCCGCGGCTTTGGCGGCACGCTCACAGAGCCGGACCGGCGACGCCGCGACGATCGCGCTGATCTTGGTCTGAAGATCTTGCCGAACCTTGAGAATTTCCCACGACGCGAGATGGGTCGGCTTGGCCAGGAAGTCGGCGGCTCCCAAATCAAGGGCCTGAAACACGTTGCTGGCGGCGGACGCCGCGCTGATCACCAGCACCGGAGTGGGCGCGGTCCGCATCAGCCACCGGAGGAACCCGAAGCCGTCCATCCTCGGCATCTCCAGGTCCAGGGTGATCAGCGTGGGCCGGTACTTGGTGACCGCCTGGATGGCTTCCAATCCGTCGGTCGCGGTCCCGACGACCTCGACGCCGGGAATCTCCTTGAGCATCATCACCAGCGCTTGACGATAAAATGCCGAGTCGTCCACCACCACGACCCGCGTCGCCGCGCTCGCCTCAGGCTGCTGCACTGATCCCCTCCTCCTTCTGGTAGACGATGTCGTGGCGCAGGTGCCGGAGGCTGAACGCAGTGCTGATACTCATCAACGATTCGGAGTGCCCCAGCAGCAGATACCCACCCGGCCGCAGCCGGTTGGAGAACATCTCGACCACGCGCTTCTTAACCGCGGAGTCGAAATAGATGATCACGTTCCGACAGAGAATCACGTCCATTTTGGGCAGCACGGCGGCCCGATCAACGTCGGCGAGGTTGAACGAGAAGAAGTTGACCATGCGCTTGATGGAGTCATCGACCCGAAATCCCTCTCCCTCCTGGTGGAAAAACCGCTTCCGGACGTCGGGCGGAGTCGTCCGAAACGCCGAGGCCGGATAGACCCCGCGCCGCGCCACCTCCAACACGCGCTGACTGATGTCGCTGCCGGAAATCTCCACCCGCCAGTCGCCATACCCCGGCTGGCTGGCGAGCAACATCGCCACCGAATACACTTCTTCGCCGGTCGAACACCCTGCGCTCCAGATCCGGAGCGTGCGATCCTGGCGCCGCTTCATCAACTCCGGGAGAATCTCGCGGTACAGGGCGTGAAGCTGGTGGTCTTCGCGGAAAAAATAGGTCTCGTGGATCGTCAAGAGATCGATCACCGTCGCGAACTCCTCGGCTCGACGCGCGTCATACTTCAGGAAATAATACAAATCCTTGAAGCTGCCGAACCGGTGTCGGCGCAGGGTCTCTTGGAGACGCCCTTCCACAAAGAACTTCGACTGCTCGTCGAGCCATACGCCGCAGTGCTCGTAGAGCATGTCGCGCAGCAGTTTGAAGACGTCCGGGTTGAGCGGGATGGTGGGCTGCTCGATGGAGATCACGGGTCGCCCTGGGGTCCCGGCCTCGCTTACGAAGCCTGATCCAATATGACGGCGAGTTGATCGATGGCGAAGTGAGCGGACTCGCGCACCAACTGGTCGGCGTCCCGCTCCGCCAAGTCACGCAACCGCGGCAGCGCATGCGCGACCCGCGCCCGCCCGAGCGCCACCGCCGCCGCGGCGCGCACACCCCAGTGCGGATCGTCCAACATCGCGATCAACCGAGCGGCCACGTCGTCACCCCCGATCTCTCCGATCGCCGCGATCGCCGCTTGTTTGACGTCGGCATCGCTCGAGGACAGCAGGCCGACCAGCGCGGGTTTGGCGACCCGGGCCTTCAGCTTGCCGAGGGCTTCGCAGACCGCAATTTGGATCATCCCCACGGGGTCGTTGACCAACAGGAGCAAGGTCTCGGCGATCCCCTCATCTCCTCGCTCGCCAAAGAGCCGAATGACCTCCGCGCGGATCCACATGTCGGCATCGTGAAGCAGGGGTCTGAGCAACTCGTCGATCGCTCGATCCCGACGCTTGGCCAAGATGCGGACGGTCTCCAGACGAACCGTGGGATCTTCGTCGCTCAACGCGACGTGAAACACGCTGGCCACGTCCCCGCCGAGGGACTCCAGGGCGGCCAGCGCGGTACGACGCACCGTCGGATCCGGATCTTTGAGATCCAGCGTCAAGCGATGTTGCGCTTCCGGCACCTGGAACAGTCCGAGCAATTTGGCCGCGTAGCAGCGCAGCCCGGCCTTGGGGGCTTCCAGCAGCTCCAGCAGTCGCTTGATCAGCGCGGGGCTTTTGAGCCTCGTCAACGCGCGATACGCGGCCTCCTGGACGTTGGGGTATTCATCCTCCAGCAACTGGAGGAGGGCCCGAACGCCCATCGGGTCGGCGAGCTGGCCGAGCGCGACGGCTGACGCCTGTCGGACGTGGCCGTTGGCATCCGCGGCGAGCTGGACCAGCCCGTGCACGGCTTTTCGATCCCCGATCTCGCCGAGGGCACGGGCGAGGCCTTCACGGAGCCCTTCGGGCGCTCGCGCCGCGATCTCGAGCAGCTTGGGGACCGCTTCCCGTTGCATTTGGATCAGCGCGGTGATCACTTCTTCCTTGGAGGTCTCGTCGTACGCGTCCACGAGGGCTTGGATGGCCTGGACGTCCGCCATCCACCCCACCAACGTCATCGCGTTGCGCTTCACGACCGGGTCGGCGCTCGACAAACACTCCCGGACGTAGTGGCTCACGGATTTGTCGTAGATTTCGTGAATCCGTCGGATGATCGACGTTTTCGCGTCCGGCGGCATCCGATTGTACAAATCGATCAACGCACGGACCGCGATGTGACGCACCTTGGCGGTGGAGAGGCGGAGGACCTGCGCGAGGGGGTTGAGCACCCGCAGGTCGCCGATCCGACCCAGCGCCTCCAACGCGGCCCGTTCGAGAGTCTTTCGCCCCAAGCACGCAATGAGGGGTTCCACCGCCCGGCCGTCGCCGAGTTCCTGCAGCGCTTTGATTGCGGAGAACTGGAGGAGGGGCCGATCCTGGCGCAACATCTCACCAAGCGGATCCACCGCGCGGGAGTCGTGGAGCTTGCCCAACGCTTCGATCGCGGCCATCGCCACGTTCTCGTCCGGTTGCCGCAGGAGCCCCACCAACGCCATCGTCGCCCGCCGATCACCGACGTCGCCGAGGATGTCGACCAGAAACTTCTTCACGTCGGGGTCGGACCCGCCCAGCGCTTCCATCAGCGAGGGGACTGCGCGCGATCCGAACCGCACGAATACCTCCGCGGCCGAATTCCGAAGCGCGGCGTTTTCCGGTGACGCCAACGAGGCCAGCAAGCCTTGCTCGGTTTCCGCCCGCCACCCCAACCCGACGATCGCCTCTACGGCGCTCTTGCGGACGCGCCATTCCGAGTCTCCGAGCGCGACGAACAGACAGGGAAACGCCGCGGGACCGTGGCCGACCACGTCAGCCACGGTCGCCAAGCGGTCTTCGACCTCCGCGGTTTTCAACCGACTCATGGCTGCGTCAAGTGTCAGTTTCGGACGGTCCGCCACGATGTCCCTCCTCGCGTTACGCGGCTGCCGGACGGTTTCGTTTGAGCAGTTCTCGCCGCGTCGACACGAATTGTTCGAGCGTCTGCTGGAACAGATCGACCGTCGTCGCGAGGTCCGGCCCCTTGCGTTCTTCGTACAGCTTTCTGCCTTCTTCGATCTCGGCGCGGAGTAAATCGAAAAACGTGCCGTTCAGTATGCCCTCGTCGACCTTTTTCGCGTTGTACAGCGCGATGTCAGAGACGATGATCCGCGCCAGGCGAAGCGCCGCCTCCTGCGCGGGGTTGGGGGCAGGCGAAGGTGGCGTCGGCGATGCCGCCGTTGCGGCCTCCTTGCCTGCCGGAGCCGCGACCGGAGTCCGCTTCTCCACGGGAGGAGGCGCCGACGGAGCCGGAGCGGGCCGAACCGACGAGGGCGCGGGCGGTGCCGACTCCCGGGCCACGGGTGGAGGCGGTTCCGGAATAACCGCCGCTGTGACCGGCGGCTCCCCCTTCGGCGGCGATGCCGGGGGCGTGACCTGCTCCAGGGAAGGGGTCCCGCTCCGAGTCGGTGCCGGCTCTATCGCCGGCGAGAGGTCACCGGTCGCCCCGCCTGCCGGGGTCCCGTCACCGCATAGTTGTTTGACCTTGTCCACCAGTTGACTTTCGATCTGGTGCCGCTCGATGTAATCGTCGGCTCCGAACAGGTTGTCCGGAGGTCGACGGTACCGATCCTTGTTGTGGATCGCAGCGACCAGAATCATCTTCACTCCCGCGTTCACCGCGTCGCCGCGAACCGATTCGCACACCTGGAACCCGGGCATGTCGGACAACCCCACGTCCACCAACACCAGCGCCGGACGCACGTCGCTCACTTTGGCCAGCGCCTCCGATCCGCTGTTCAACTCGACGACGTCAAAACCCGCCGCAACCAGAAGATCCCGGATCAACTCTCGCGTGGCCTCGCCTTGAACCGCCACCATTACCCGCTGGGGCGTGGTCGGCGTCGCGGCGGCCTGCTGAGACGGCGGGGTGACAGACACCTCAAACGCCTCGATCGTCACCTTCAACCCGCTGTGACACGCCGCGCACTGTATCACGGTATGGTTGACCAGCGAGGGCAGCTCGAACGCAACGCCCGCTCCGCACTTTGCGCACACGATGTTCATCCGTTCTCCTTCGTCAGTTTGAACCGTGACACGTGTTCCTCCAGACGCGAGGCCGCCCGCAACAGCCCGCCCACCGCATCGGTTGTTCGGTTCATCGCGTCCCGATTCTCCTGGCCGATCCGTCCGATGTTTCGGACCGCGTCCACGATCGCCTCGCTTTCGGCCCGCCGCTGCCGCACGAACTCTTGGACGTCTTTGACCCGTCGGTTCGCCAGTTCGACCATGCGGCTGACCTGCTGGTTGCCTTTGGCGTGTTCCGCCGCCGCCCGGGTGACGCGCTGCGCCATCACCTGCATCTGTTCGCTGATCCGTTCCACCTCGTCGAGCATTCGGCTCTGGGCGTGAGCGACCGTCACGATGTGCTGGACCTGGTCGGTCACCGTCCGCATCTCCGCATTGACCCGCTGGACGCCCGTCATCTGTTGGTCCGTTTCCTGGGCGATC encodes:
- a CDS encoding GAF domain-containing protein, encoding MEKDKEPEIFRRADEFLGVFHKGIEFTNDLLKENERLRFALAQLTEQLKAAQKGSPSTELSRLRQQLEELTAEREALLNRYKLVEEENKDFASRYVEVEEENNNLANLYVASYQLHSTMDLKEVLRIVSEIILNLIGSDHFAILIRDDEEPVLNVVAAETMDPKVKKIAIGQGTIGRVAQTGDVFVQPDLEHAKVGSPDHPIVCIPLKIHGSMIGVIAIFDLFEQKKKRLTRVDHELFSMMAGHAATAIFSAMLYTRSQRSLSTIKGFLGLMKNKAA
- the cheB gene encoding chemotaxis-specific protein-glutamate methyltransferase CheB, whose product is MQQPEASAATRVVVVDDSAFYRQALVMMLKEIPGVEVVGTATDGLEAIQAVTKYRPTLITLDLEMPRMDGFGFLRWLMRTAPTPVLVISAASAASNVFQALDLGAADFLAKPTHLASWEILKVRQDLQTKISAIVAASPVRLCERAAKAAALRMSEPAPIKPAAGPLERLKLVAIGSSTGGPAALQNIAAALPRDLPCTVAVSQHMPAGFTASFAERLNRMSAWEVMEASSGRWCQAGQLLICPGGQHLSFARQGDRVKMVLDRADDQDRYIPSVDRMMVSAADVFGADLVGVILTGMGHDGRLGMAKIKQRGGFTIAESEETAVVFGMPHEAILEGVVDVVAPLHGIVDQIVRHVTAGVRR
- a CDS encoding methyl-accepting chemotaxis protein encodes the protein RRLQRRTEDIGKILVVIDEVAEQTNLLALNAAIIAAQAGEHGKGFAVVAGEIKELAERTATSTKEIHDIIAALQVEGATAVQAIADGATRVEEGVRLSGTAKVALDRILESAKDSSRRIMQIAQETDQQMTGVQRVNAEMRTVTDQVQHIVTVAHAQSRMLDEVERISEQMQVMAQRVTRAAAEHAKGNQQVSRMVELANRRVKDVQEFVRQRRAESEAIVDAVRNIGRIGQENRDAMNRTTDAVGGLLRAASRLEEHVSRFKLTKENG
- a CDS encoding HEAT repeat domain-containing protein produces the protein MADRPKLTLDAAMSRLKTAEVEDRLATVADVVGHGPAAFPCLFVALGDSEWRVRKSAVEAIVGLGWRAETEQGLLASLASPENAALRNSAAEVFVRFGSRAVPSLMEALGGSDPDVKKFLVDILGDVGDRRATMALVGLLRQPDENVAMAAIEALGKLHDSRAVDPLGEMLRQDRPLLQFSAIKALQELGDGRAVEPLIACLGRKTLERAALEALGRIGDLRVLNPLAQVLRLSTAKVRHIAVRALIDLYNRMPPDAKTSIIRRIHEIYDKSVSHYVRECLSSADPVVKRNAMTLVGWMADVQAIQALVDAYDETSKEEVITALIQMQREAVPKLLEIAARAPEGLREGLARALGEIGDRKAVHGLVQLAADANGHVRQASAVALGQLADPMGVRALLQLLEDEYPNVQEAAYRALTRLKSPALIKRLLELLEAPKAGLRCYAAKLLGLFQVPEAQHRLTLDLKDPDPTVRRTALAALESLGGDVASVFHVALSDEDPTVRLETVRILAKRRDRAIDELLRPLLHDADMWIRAEVIRLFGERGDEGIAETLLLLVNDPVGMIQIAVCEALGKLKARVAKPALVGLLSSSDADVKQAAIAAIGEIGGDDVAARLIAMLDDPHWGVRAAAAVALGRARVAHALPRLRDLAERDADQLVRESAHFAIDQLAVILDQAS
- a CDS encoding protein-glutamate O-methyltransferase CheR, giving the protein MISIEQPTIPLNPDVFKLLRDMLYEHCGVWLDEQSKFFVEGRLQETLRRHRFGSFKDLYYFLKYDARRAEEFATVIDLLTIHETYFFREDHQLHALYREILPELMKRRQDRTLRIWSAGCSTGEEVYSVAMLLASQPGYGDWRVEISGSDISQRVLEVARRGVYPASAFRTTPPDVRKRFFHQEGEGFRVDDSIKRMVNFFSFNLADVDRAAVLPKMDVILCRNVIIYFDSAVKKRVVEMFSNRLRPGGYLLLGHSESLMSISTAFSLRHLRHDIVYQKEEGISAAA
- a CDS encoding response regulator; this translates as MNIVCAKCGAGVAFELPSLVNHTVIQCAACHSGLKVTIEAFEVSVTPPSQQAAATPTTPQRVMVAVQGEATRELIRDLLVAAGFDVVELNSGSEALAKVSDVRPALVLVDVGLSDMPGFQVCESVRGDAVNAGVKMILVAAIHNKDRYRRPPDNLFGADDYIERHQIESQLVDKVKQLCGDGTPAGGATGDLSPAIEPAPTRSGTPSLEQVTPPASPPKGEPPVTAAVIPEPPPPVARESAPPAPSSVRPAPAPSAPPPVEKRTPVAAPAGKEAATAASPTPPSPAPNPAQEAALRLARIIVSDIALYNAKKVDEGILNGTFFDLLRAEIEEGRKLYEERKGPDLATTVDLFQQTLEQFVSTRRELLKRNRPAAA
- a CDS encoding response regulator, with amino-acid sequence MAGYSFLVVEDSPTMRQLVSFSLKRIKGAKIVEATDGVDALKKLSEQPFHLIVADINMPLMDGLKLLSIVRKEPAYNQIPVIIVTTEGADADREKGLQLGANAYIPKPIQTNALLKTVRELLKIEE